One Callospermophilus lateralis isolate mCalLat2 chromosome 6, mCalLat2.hap1, whole genome shotgun sequence genomic region harbors:
- the Adat2 gene encoding tRNA-specific adenosine deaminase 2 isoform X2, with the protein MVYNNEVVGKGRNEVNQTKNATRHAEMVAIDQVLDWCHQSGQSPTTVFEHTVLYVTVEPCIMCAAALRLMKIPLVVYGCQNERFGGCGSVLNIASADLPNTGRPFQCIPGYRAEEAVQLLKTFYKQENPNAPKSKVRKKDCQRS; encoded by the exons ATGGTCTACAACAATGAAGTTGTGGGGAAGGGAAGAAATGAAGTTAATCAAACCAAAAAT GCTACTCGACATGCAGAGATGGTGGCCATTGATCAGGTCCTGGATTGGTGTCATCAGAGTGGCCAGAGTCCTACTACTGTGTTTGAACACACTGTGCTATATGTCACTGTGGAGCCGTGCATTATGTGTGCAGCTGCTCTCCGCCTGATGA AAATCCCACTGGTCGTCTATGGCTGTCAGAATGAACGATTTGGTGGTTGTGGCTCTGTCCTGAACATTGCCTCTGCGGACTTACCAAATACGGGGAGGCCTTTTCAG TGCATTCCTGGGTATCGGGCTGAGGAAGCAGTACAACTGCTGAAGACTTTCTACAAACAAGAAAATCCAAATG CCCCTAAATCGAAAGTTCGGAAGAAGGATTGTCAGAGATCGTGA
- the Adat2 gene encoding tRNA-specific adenosine deaminase 2 isoform X1 — MEAKVASSPAPDGSCVVSAEEIEKWMEEAMQMAKQALENTEVPVGCLMVYNNEVVGKGRNEVNQTKNATRHAEMVAIDQVLDWCHQSGQSPTTVFEHTVLYVTVEPCIMCAAALRLMKIPLVVYGCQNERFGGCGSVLNIASADLPNTGRPFQCIPGYRAEEAVQLLKTFYKQENPNAPKSKVRKKDCQRS; from the exons ATGGAGGCAAAGGTGGCTTCCTCGCCGGCCCCAGACGGCTCGTGCGTGGTGTCAGCAGAGGAGATCGAAAAGTGGATGGAGGAGGCGATGCAGATG GCCAAACAAGCCCTCGAAAATACTGAAGTTCCTGTTGGCTGCCTTATGGTCTACAACAATGAAGTTGTGGGGAAGGGAAGAAATGAAGTTAATCAAACCAAAAAT GCTACTCGACATGCAGAGATGGTGGCCATTGATCAGGTCCTGGATTGGTGTCATCAGAGTGGCCAGAGTCCTACTACTGTGTTTGAACACACTGTGCTATATGTCACTGTGGAGCCGTGCATTATGTGTGCAGCTGCTCTCCGCCTGATGA AAATCCCACTGGTCGTCTATGGCTGTCAGAATGAACGATTTGGTGGTTGTGGCTCTGTCCTGAACATTGCCTCTGCGGACTTACCAAATACGGGGAGGCCTTTTCAG TGCATTCCTGGGTATCGGGCTGAGGAAGCAGTACAACTGCTGAAGACTTTCTACAAACAAGAAAATCCAAATG CCCCTAAATCGAAAGTTCGGAAGAAGGATTGTCAGAGATCGTGA